cagcgACAGGCACTCTTGCGGCGAGATTGATGCCTTGAGACGACAAGATCAAAATATCAGACTTGATGTTCTCATTAGATGGCTCtcaaaaggattttttttctaagGGGGTGGGGTTGATTGAGATTAATTTTAGTCAGTGTAAGTATCATAGGTTTATGAATGTGAATAAAACAAGTATGTGATTTCTGTAATCTGTTTGCATTTCATGTCAGaatgtgacatactgtatgttcagtgtCATATACAACTTACAGCACTTGATCATTTGCTCTTGTTTGGGGAAACATGTCTGAAGTCTCTAtttgtaatgctttccctagtGTTTAAAATCCtctgaatgtaaaaaaacatctgtatgTGATCATGTTGTGTACATAAACATAACACAGACAccgatttgtgtgtgttgtgcgtACTATGTTTGCACATGCAGTGCGTCAACCTTCCTCACAGAGTCTATTTTCATACTCTGCCTTTTGAGTCATCCATTTCTGGAGCACAACGAATGAGGACTCCCGGAGGACATGGTGTGCGTACAGAGTGGCGTGGTGGTGCTCCGAGGGCCACGCAATTAAGATGACGGGCGGACCGCACTCCCACCATCGCCTCCCAGACACTTGGGCAACCACTGTGCTCAGGCTTTTTGAGTCGCTCTTTTAGCCTCTCTCTGGCTCCATCtctttctacttttattttggtGCCAAATAAAGCACTTAACATTTCTCACAACTGGATCAACTGCACTATACTAACAACAGTGAgcaaaactttttatttaagcAAACTAAATAATTTTCTCTATCTTATTGTGTTGCACAGACGGAGAGCCCCTGGAATGGCAAAGCAAGAGGGGGCTCCAGCCAACAGAACCGCCCGGTGAGGCGGCCTTGCACTGAGCTGCTGAAATACCTAACGGCCACCGATGATATCCTGCTCCACACCAAAGCCAGTGAAGCCAAGAGCACCTGGGGGGGTGCCAGTAGCAGGGACAAGAGTGGCCTGGGTCTTGGCGcctcttcctcgtcctcttcgCCGTCTTCGTTATCCACCTCCTcgttctcctccctctcctccacctcttcgTCCTCTTCCACCACCTCCAAGAAGAAGTCAGCTGTACCatctcaacagcagcagcagcagcagcagcagccgcagcaTCACCAGCGAGGTGAGAGCCGGGCTGCAGGCGAGTGTAGTGTGGCTGGTGTTGGGGCTGGGAAGTGGCAGCGTTGCAGTCACGATGACGGGGTTGAGGAGTCGGAGGGTGCTTCTATCCCTGTTGGCCACAGAACCTCCACCTGCGGCCATGCCCGCCCCAAACTGGAGCACGGGCCGCCCAGTGAAGAAGGAAGGCCGCCAGGCGATGTGGGCCGCCTGGCCGCCGCTAGGTTTATTAGGTATATGCATTCTTATTCCCTCCCTCCCCGAGAGGTGAGTCACAGCTGTGAGCATTGCCGAGAGGCTGCGGGCGCCACTCAGGCTAGTGAGGGCTTTGGCAGGCATGGCCGTAGTAACAGTAGTGGTGCCGGCCGTGCACCACATAGGCACATCACAGTGACTATTaggaaaagagatgaaaagCCGGGGCACCCCTTACTTAGCCAGCTGCTCACCTCCAAACAGAGGCCTGTTCAGTATGGAGCCCCCTTACTTCCACCTAAGATCACCCCTTTACCCAGCACTCTGAGCAAATCAGCAGGTAAGAGGTCTGAGAGCCCAGCCCAGGCCGTTTcaaaggtggaggaggaagaggtgggagGGACCACTGATTGTAGAAACCGGGCAGTAAGTCAGGTAGAAGAGCCTGACTCAGGGTCCCTGTTGTCACCTCTCGCCTTCGACCTAGAGAGCTGGGTTAGCCAGCCAGACTCAGGGCTAGACATGGGCTTTGGACTAGAGCTGGGGTGGCTAAACCATGGGGAGGATGTTgaccatgatgatgatggtgttgatgatgatgatgatgatgaccatGTCACGGGCAGCCCCGCAGCGGTGCTCTCACATGGCCCACCAAGCCCACTCTTCCCAGATACTAGAATTGCAGAGCCCGCCCCTCCCTGCATCATACAAGGGCAAGGGCACCCACACAGGCAGGCACTCAGCGAGCACCCCGACGACCAGGGCCACCCGTTGTTAGGTAATCATGACTGCATCCCCCCCACTGGTCTtatctctgctctctcttctccctctcctgctctaaCCACTTCCCAGTTTGACTTCACAACTAACTCCTATTCTAATACGAATCTAACAGTCATTCTGAGGGCATAAACAACAATGACGACAAACAGCCTGCTAGCCAATGCTTTTTGCTAGTCCCAGAGGcattcttttaaatttaaatagagtgaaaaaaaaaaaggagggggtGGGAAAAGGGGCGAGCCTTGTCTTGCCACTGTACGTCTTGTATTCATAAAGTCAACCCTTGAACCATCTTTGGCTGATTGAGCTGAGTGTGCTGAATATGTACATTTAGACTCAGAGCTCGGGTGCTGCTCTTTAGCGTCGTGCTACTAAAGCCACGTTCCCTTAGCTGGAGCACAAGTCTGCCAGAGCCTCGGGCAACTGCACAAGCTTCCTTGactctcctttcttccttcttttttccccctcctctgcTGTTGGTGCATGCAATTATGACTTTATTGTCTAGGGAGGGGCTCACCCACTGTCATGTGTCTTGTTTGTGACATTGTCTCTCTATGTCTTTATTCCATTTCGATCTATTTGTTGTCTTGAACAGGGTATGTCTGTGTCTGGACACCTGTGAAATACGCACCATCACTTCATCCTGCCTCACAGAGTGACCAGTCTATCCTAAGAATAAATAGTTAAAACGGGGTCAATCTAAAAAGATATGCTTTGTACAATAGTATCCATAGAAATACTTTATAATGGGTGTTTTTGTAGTAATAATTGCATTTAATGAACCAATTTGAGATTAATTGTTGCAGAATGTGGACCTGTTCTCTTCTGCCATGAGTGTTATACGTAGATCAATAATTACCCATGCTCCTTTGTGTTCTGCAGCCAAACCAACCATCTTGCCACTTCCTTTGACCCCAGAGTCTCCAAAGTAAGTGTGAGAAGTTTTTCCACATTATTCCAGGCAAAAAGCAGCAACAAACTACAGAAAAAAGCCAAAGCCAAAGAAAACTATATAGAGTAGAATCCAAGTTGAGGCATTTTTGTGACTCATTTCCATTTCTTAGATCACAAAAGCTTTTAAAGTCTTACTTTCATCTGAGAAGTAAAATGTTgcactttttttgtcttccagTGACCACAAGGGATCACCGTTTGAGAACAAAACCATTGAACGCACATTAAGTGTGGAGATTGCTGGAACCCCAGGTAAGAACACTTTTCTGATTATTTAAAGCACATGTAGTTATTATTAAAGCCAATGGAAATCCTCACCTCCCTGTTGTAGATAGTAATGGGTTAACTCTGGCTCCAACATCTTGATAATTCACAGTTCAGAGTTCAAGGTGAAGGCATAGGAGAATATTTTTATGTGCCTATTGATTAGGCTTTCCAATCTCTTCAGGGTTTATTAGCAAACCCCTCCCATCCTCAACCACCTCCCCTCCGCTGTTACTGAAGAGTTAATATGCTTTTTGTCTTCCTCTATCAGATCCTAATGCTCTCTGACTGACAGCTTACTTACCCTACACATCATAGGAAAACTGAAATGGCAGTGTTATTCTTTTAATTGGTTTTGCAGTATAATTCACTTTTGCCTGTTTGATCTGTGCCTTCCTTTCCTTAGGTCCCTAGACATACAGGCAATTAGATCAGCTGACTTGGGAGTCATTTTCCAATGTTGGAAAAAGACTTGTATGCAAAGGCTGCTGTTTTGTAAATGGATTCAGTGTGAGGAATTTTCAGGATCATTATTGACATCATCCTTTTCCGTTATTGAGTTATAATTAACTACAACAGAAGAAAGCTATAGACACAAGGTGATTGCAAGACAAAAATGAAGAGAATGTATGCAAAAGCTGCAATATTGAGGGtcatatctctctttctctctctgtgcaaaTGATGTCAGTAATTACCCCCTTTCTCCCCCCGATTAATCATCTAaggtcaataaaaacaaaatggttgCCCTTTAGCCTCTCACACTGTGTGATGTTGCACTGGCCCCTTCGGGTATTCATTTACCAGCAGGGGAAATGGTCCTAATACATACCTCATGTCTGCCCCTTGCACCTTCTACTTAGCTCTTGTGGGGGTTGGAAATTTGTTGCACATCAGACCCCAAGAGGTCTTCCTGTGTCACTCTGACCTTGGTCGAAGTGCTGTTTAACCCTTTTGTGTAGATAAGCTTTTGGGGTCAAAGGTGATGCCTGCTGAGACCTAAAGAAGGGAAAGAGCAGGGCTGCTTAAGCTCTGGGGCAATCAAGCACAGTTAATATTTCTTCCAATTTTACTGCACGTGGGTGAGTCTATTGACCTGTGGCCAAATCTTGGCGTCCGTTCTGTTCCACCGCATCCATTTTACAAGGACGGTCAAATAAAGCCCTTCACCTGACTTCACCATTCAATTTAGGATTGAATATTAGCAGGAAAGTCATTAGTCCAGAAAGCTCCAGGTTACTGAGCCACTTTCCTACTTAGGGATTAGCTTTTGAGTCTCGTGCTGTATGAGACAGATGGATATAGATCCCAGTAAGTGGAGGTGATAGCTTTTAGGTCCGGAGTTACATGTCCTTTGCCAATTTAGAGTAACATTCCACTACAATAGAGATTATGGTGGTGTTACTGATAACCAGATGGAAGTTAGCCAGGTGGGCGGTTCCACCCTCCACCTTAAAGGCAGGTCGACAATTCACTGATGGAACTTTCCACGAATTGCTGCCAGTAACATATTATTTTATGCCTTTGCTATaagttgtagtagtagtggttACTGTTTCATAGAAAGATAATTTTAATTATCAGTTGACCTGTACACCTTGTACTGAGCCaaatgatgtttatttttaaatagcaaCTTTTCGACTGTTGGCTACATGTTATCTTGACACTTTTCAGAGAGGTACAGTAAAGACTACAACAGGCAGTGAGGCACCCTGGGATCTGACTGTTCTGGCCTAATCTCTGCCAAGCTAATAGATTTACCCTGTGCTGCCATGTTGTCTTTAATTACTGTATCTCATGACACTGGGGTGGTCTGTGTGTTGCTATTTGCATGGCTTACCGCCGGATCAACTCTTTAAGCACAGAGTTGTTATTCGCTCTGTGGACTCCTCGCAATTTACagctggaggagaaaaaagattATAAaaccttcctctttctttctgtcttgctCACTTGTTCAATCGTTTTCTCTCCGGTGGCTACATGAttggtgtttgtgtctgtggatCATCCATCACTAGCAAGTTTGACTGAGAGGCACATATTTATCtaattctgatttattttaccCCCATCGCAAATGGCCCCTAGTTTATGACCCCACAGGTTGGACAGATGGCGCTTTGTTGGTGAAACAGAAGTTCCTCAGGCATTGTGTAGCACCCcattctctcttctccttttcatAGCTCATTTCATTGGCAAAATgcatatatacgtatatgtcTATACTGCATCACTATCAGAActgagagaaggaagagagagaggggagaaaatgGGGGGGGGGCCTTGCAGTCCTACTTACAGACACATCCAGATAATAAGTAGGATGATAAGCCGTTGGATCAGGCATTCCAAACACAGCAAGTGGTTTCAGAAACttgcatatttatatatcatGCTCCCGCACTCTCTTTGCCAAGCTGTCTTCCCCGTGCATACTCCAACACTGGATTTGATACTAATAGCTGTCATTTGGTGCAATTCACCAGCAAGGGAAGAATGATGTGCATTATAAGAAAGGCAAAGAAGAGGGGAGAGCGTAGGTGTTTCAAAGTGCCTGAGTTTGACTCCAGTGAGAGACtgttagtgagtgtgtgtgtgtgtgtgtgtgtgtgtgtgtgtgtgtgtgtgtgtgtgtgtgtgtgtgtgtgggcacatTTGTTCTGTGCAAGACAGAAACAGGATAGGATGCCTAGAGACGGAAAGGGAGAAATAGAGATTGAGCCACGGAAGATGGCAGACAGGAAGAGGGGAAAAGGGAGAATACAAGGctaaaggagaggaggaaagagagaatgagagtaATGGTGGCGGctgtttgtgtgagtgcattAACAATGCTATAAAGTGGGCTCATCTCAGGACTTCCCATATAACTGCCATCTGTCTGGTTGTAAATCTGTAGGAGGCGGGGAAAAGATAGGGGGGGCACAAGCAGTAGGGATATGCCATCTGAGAAGAATGACAACCCATTCGCCAGTACTTCATGTGCTTCCATGACATAGCAGACATCTCACCATGGCAACATCACCAGGCATGCTAAAGTGTACATTAAGAATAGTGACATATCTTCCGATATTATTTCAAAGAAAAGGGAGATGATGCTGGATAATCTTGAAACATGCATGCCGACATGTCAGTGATTGTTCTTTCAGACCGATAAAAAAGGTCTTTGGTTTTATTCAGATGAATTGGCAGCTGTCCAGTGCAGACATTTATGTTAGGCAGGCAGAGATATGATACATGCATTACGTTTGTCCTCTACAGGGTGTTATGTTATTTGTTTCATGAAAAGGGACCTTTCCAAGGTCATAGAGGAAGGGGATGGCAAGTCATCCATATTACAGCACTGCCATATTAAGTTACACCAAGCATTACATTAATCTGTCAAGATTGCAATAAAATAGAGATCAGGATTAGGCCAAGTGAAAGTGAATATTTTAATCAGTCATGTATCTGTGTCCACTGTCCATAAACCGACCTGGGACTTGATGAGTGAGGGGAGAAGGGAGAGGGGGATATTAGGGGAGGTTTGCATTATgattccattttcattttatttcccccacccctccaccaacctctgtcttttcctccctctgcagGTCTGACACCACCTACCACGCCCCCACACAAAGCCAGTCAAGAGAATCCTTTCAAAGCATCGCTCAAAACCAAGTTGTCTTCATGTTCCTCCTCAGCCTTGGCATGCAAAAGAGCCAGGCTGAGCGAGTTGGGCCCCGGCGCTCTGGCCCCGGCCCCAGGTGCCTCAGGCGGGGGCCCCACCAGGAAGGGTCCGGAACAGACTGAGCTTTATGCCCAGCTGAGCAAAGCGTCCACCGCCCTCCCTTACTCCGTCACCCAACACACAATGGGGGGTGGCCTTGAGGAGCATCGCAGCACTAGCAACAATAAGCGGGTGGCGCCCCGTGGCTACTGTGACCATGACTATTGCCAGGCGTCAGCTAGCACTAAGAAGGACGGCAGCACAGCCACTGTTACCATGACTACAGCAGCGGAAATGATGGTCACCTCAGGTGCCACTGCTGCTCCCATGCCTATTGCAGGCAAAGTGGAGGACAGGCATGTCGAATGTAAGGACTCAGCCATGCCACCgtcctcttcatcatcttcatcttcttaTTCTCCATCATCAGCTTCATCTGGTCCTTTGGCTAAGCAGCAGAATTTTGCCTCTGTGGATGGAGAAGCAGCCCGGGTCCAGGAGTTAGGGAAGCAGACCCTTACACAAACCACCCAGATCCCCTTACAAGAGGCCACTACTGACGGGGACCAACACCCTTCTGCCACCAGCCGGAAGCTCCTGTGCGACCAGGAAATCAGAGCAGAACTCAACAAGCATTTTGGCCACCCCTTACAAGCCCTTTGTAGCCAGGGTGGCCAGGAGAGAGAACCAGGCAGCAAATCAAATAAGGTTGCAGCCCCACAGTCCCTtgaggagggagaggatggCTACTACTCCCAGAGGTTGCCTGGCTCCAGCTACCTGCACCCAGGGTTCCTGCCCTTCCACGATGATCTAGAGCTGGGTGAGGGCCGTGAGAATCGCTTCCTCTGTCCATGGGAGGGCACCCCTCTGGACCTACTCTTTGACTGTCCcccctgctctccctcctgttcCCCACCATCCAGCTGCTCCCCTTCACGAGGCTCCGTCTCCCcaccttcctccctcctcctctcgcccAGCAGGCCTTTCTGCTGGACCAGCAGCGAGTCCCGCTCCCGTTCTCGTTCCCACTCTGGCTCCCGCATCTCCTCCTCGCACTACCGGAGGCGCTCCCTCTCCAGCTCACCTGACAGATGCCCCTCCTCCTGGTAAgtcatctcacacacacgcacacacaccttacaCTTTTTTTGGCTGAGTCTTGGCTGCTCCCCACCCATGCAGTTTAAACAGGTCTTGGAGCTGGCAGGGGATCTAGCTTAGGCCTTCAGGCCTGATCAGTCGTCAGAGCTGGTGGTCACACAGGATAGACCCTGGAGACTCTTGGCATGGGTTCTTAACCTCCTGCTAGTCCTTGCCTTGCCTGGACTAAATGCAGGATAGATTTAGCAAGTTTGACACAAAGAGATTTAACAGGTGAAAGAGAGGTGGAATGCATTTTAACCAAATTGCAATTGTTATAGTAACCAAATTTTGCCTATTTAGCCAGGTGGCACTTCAATTTCTCTGAACTgacaatggggaaaaaagatcAGTTGAAAGGTGCAATCTCcctaaaacaacacacaatgaACCAAAAAGAGAAACCCACAACATGAAACGTGCCAGAGGCACTGGACTATTGAACAGTATGAGTTTTAATCTCTAGGCAGGgagttttatttgagtgtcttCCTTACACTCACCCCCCTCCTCACTCGCTCCCTTGCATGctcctgttttttgtttgatgcCGGGGCTATTGTTTTAAGCGGCAGCTGTTGTTTTTACTGAGTGGCAAACCCTCTTCTTTTACATCCCCAGAGATGAAAGCCAAATACAGGCTGTGGGAATGCAGTCTCTAAACCCCTCTCAAAAGAGACTCCTATCATCATAGCTCTGTGTGagaactacatttcccatgttTCCCTTTGATCAGAGCTGAGGGGTTTTCTGTTGGGTTTTTTGGTAGAAGAACAGAGGCAAGCCATAGTTACTGAGAAGGATGTGAGTAAATTCAGTTTGTCAGGAGTAGTTCATTCAGTGCTTCACAGTGTAGGACTCCACTGCAGTGACTCAGTTTGTTTGCCTGATTActtaaaggtcagtttactcCACAGAGCCAAGGTAATCACTTTATTCTGTTTAAGCCCTTGTTCTTTGCTCTACACCAACTTGCTCACAAATTATACAGTAATAGTCTCAAGGCAGTCGATCAGAATCTGACACTGACAAGCTTTCTGAAAATACTGGGTAGGGATTGGAGTTTTGAAAGCGACAGCGCAAGAAGCTTGTTATATTTTCATGCAAGGAAAGATAAATAGAATTTCAGCAACACAATTCTCAAAATCCCTGTGCTCTGTTTCAAGTTTCACAGCATCAGATCCTCGATCTTTCCAAACTGGCACTCCTTTGCTTTACTGAATTTCCCTAACTTCTCTCCCTCCATAATTCAGGTCTTCCTTCTTCAGCAACACTTCAATAATTAAGCATCAGAAGCTTAAGGAATGCAGGGGTACAAGCTCTACAGTCAGGCCACTAGGGCCTACAGTATTGACCATTTCCTCATACAACATAGATAGCAGGTGCTTATGCTAGATCAGGTGTGTACAAAAGTTCTGtagaaaatcacacacacttttttggCCATGGGTTAGATTAGGACAAGGCTGGAATCAACCCGGTTTCAACCATCTAAATGGGTCTTGTGAATATCAAAGAAGTTAACTTGGTTCCCAAACCAAAGAACAAATAAACCAAGGCGTCAGAAGTTGGCAGGAGTCAACAGTATGtagtatgattttttttatgcatttttctaATGTATGAGATGAACAGCATTCCTAGGTGTtgctaaaaataatattttcatatttaatgttttctgttttttcccacAGGTCTCGTCACAACACAGATTCAAGCACTTTTCGTTCCAGGACTCACAAGAGCCCCCACCCTCAGTCTCGATCTCCTCTCAGCCGCAGGCCAAGgtgattattttaaattaattatttaaccTCCTATTATATGTCATTAACCTTTTGTTTAGTCAAATACTTCAGGTTAGGACAAATGGTTATTCTTAGCAACTGCCTGGTAAAAGACCTCATTCTGCtatgcaaggaagaatggctgaaataaaaaatctaGTAGTCACTATAGACAAATGCACTGAACGTAACTTTTCCCTGTCACCACTCAGAAAGAGTTTGATTTCTCTGTCATTCCCTTTTCACATCAAGACCGAAGCCTGTCCCATCCACACGGGGGCCCCGTGACAAACATTCAGGGCAAATATGTTTAATTGATCATGTTTTATTGGACTAGTGACAAAAAGAATCCCAAACCACATTCATACTTCACTCACGACTTGACACTCCCAGCTGTATAATGACGCTTATTCAACTTAGTGCCTCTGTAGTTTTCTATGAGCCACTGCAGAGGGGACCATTTGATATGCAGAGAAGTACTGGCACAGtgcagaaagggagagagggggagactGACACCATCTCAGCGCTCCGAGCTGATTTGGCACCCACGGGCCTAATGACACCCGACAAGCCCGAGAGTCGCTCATCAGTCGAAAACTTAACGGACACGTCTTGTGCTAGTCTGGGGTGGGGGAGAAAGTTGCACTTTCCTTCTTGATGAAGCCCTAACTAAGCAGAAAGTAATGACATGTGAAGTTGTGCTGACAGTTGCAGCTGCCTGGCTCCCCGACCGCGCTGCTTGCCGGCACTCCCACGGGCCTATCCTGCGGGCTCCGTAATCATAGCAATGGCGAAGAGACATCTTATTAACATGTCTCTTTCCTATCCTTTGCAACCCCCTTCTCAACCATCAGTGGTGAGATAACAGTGGACTGCTGCTTGATAAATACTGGCAATTGTTCTTCATACACATCAGCAGGAAGGGTGAATTTAGAGGATGAGCTAGGACAGTGATGTCATACGTATCCTTTCCTCCACAGGTATGACAGCTACGAGGAGTACCAGCACGAGAGGCTGAAGAGGGAGGAGTACCGGCGGGACTATGAGAAGCGGGAGTTCGAAAGggctgagcagagagagaggcaaagacAAAAAGCAATAGTGAGTCAAATGACACAAGCTCCATCTAATTTCCTCTATCATCCTTTTTTCTGTGCTTGACTTTAAGTCTTTCCTGCCGATGCTGATAAAAGACCACATGCAATCACTGCTGTGGTAAATGTACAAATTCCTGCAAACCCACCAAAACCTcccaccgacacacacacatcacttaGGATGAGACAGCCTCCAGCCCAGTGCCATGTGCCACAGTGTATCCCTACTGAAAGAATGCATACAAAGTGAGTTCCTGAATGATTCAGGCGACAGGCCCTTCCTCTTTATCTCCGGGTTGTGTATTTTTAACGTCTCTGTCGTCTGGAAACACTGTCGACTCTTATTAATCACACCACAGgggtaaaatgttaaaatagtGGAAAACAGAAACTAGGAGAGCAAGACGGGGTaaggacaaaaaaaggaaaCGGCCACTGATTCTATTGagctcttttcctttttctgtatCTATTTCAAAATTCAGCCTGATGCAGTGAATATCACATTTCTGCCATATCTCCGCTCTCCATGTCTCAGTGGGAAATTACTCAGGTTTCCAGCGGGGTAACGCTACTACCACCCGTTGATAAAGCACACATTAAATGATGCAGTAATGCAAACTTGGCTTGGCATGCATACATTTTCAGAGATGGAAAGACAAACAATTACGAGCAGTAAAGCTCAAGCTGTCAAACAAGGTTTGGGAGGCCAGAGATGTGAAAGCgtctccttctgtctgtctgtctccctcactCTGTTTTTGCCTcattctctcactcactcaaacacccacacacacacaggcagcccTCAGGGTGCCATCAAGAAAAGGCCGCCTATTTATCAGTTGTCAGCAACTAAACCCCTAATTCagcaaatactttttttgtctCAAACAGTATGTAAGCATTAAAGAGAGTGGAAAAAACGTAAAAACAGTAAGCTGtagttaatttgtttttttctctgctgctttataTAAGTCTAACAGGGCAAAGGTGAACTTTGAGTTTAGCACCAGGCAACTGATTTACATACATGTTACTACTACCCTCAAGACAGAATTAAAAATTTCAACAGGCCTCAATGGACTTGCCCCAGTAATGGcaagtaaatgaatgaatggataaataaataatactagTGATACACTATAGCCCCAGGCTTGCGCTGTATTATATGATTAGCAGATGCAATTAAATTACTCCAACGCTGTAATTGCAGCCTGGTGCAGTTTGTTCCTAAATTATTCCACTATGACCCCCTCGTCCTCTAAGGTTCAAGGAAATCCATGTTTTTTGCCCTGTGGCTCACTGCTGCTCTTAATGCTCCCTCCCCTTACAATATTAACAGACCACTCATTTAGCAACCATGCCTAGTTTGCTGTGTATTGTGAGTTTGACTCCCAAgctggaaagaaagaaacaggcTTTTCTGAAATATGGCTGAGTCACCCCACAGCGTTATTTTTAGTCTTcacaaaaagaagaagcagcCCCAAACTTAAGACATGGCATCATTTGATAAAAATCACTCTGCCTCTGGTTGATGAgttacagagagaaaaaggaattGTAGTGCCAAGGCAGACTGAGGGCTCTCTATCTGCAACTCTATCAGATAACAGGAAGCAAACTGAACCAATCACAGAGGaacacaacagacagacagacagagaagagggaCAAAAACGGGAACCTAAAGTCAGCCGCAGTATCCACAGGAGTGATCAAGAGCAATTCATTAGGACTCgatgaagaaagaaagggggAAAGGAAAAGCAGACTCCCCCTTTTAATCTCCTTCCTCCACCCTGTCTTTCCTCTTAACGAGCAGGAGGAGAGACGGGTGGTGTACGTGGGGCGACTGAGGTCCGACTGCACCCGGACAGAGTTGAAGCACCGCTTTGAAGTCTTTGGCGAAATTGAAGAATGTGCAGTGAACTTGAGGGACGATGGGTAAGGCCCCGTGactttctgtgcatgtgtgtgtgcatctgtatggTAGTCTGGTATTAGTGTAGGGGGAGAGGAAACTGCTGTTACTGTTGAACTTAAAGCAAAGGCAAGTGTTGAAGGTCTAACACAAAGACAGAGCTTTTGCAGTCTCAGAGCGTCTCCCGATCCATCTTGTTCTAGGCCTATGGCGCCCCAAAGATACACTTTTATTGATTCTCTTTTGCATTTAAATAGCGTGATCTTCATCTAAGACAAGGCCCCCTGTTCAGTTATTGTTGCCCCACAGCACCACTCTGATGTATCATTTTCTATTCCTGACCAGGGACAATTTTGGCTTCATCATGTACCGCTACACTTGTGACGCCTTTGCTGCCCTTGAGAACGGACACACCGTACGCAGGTCAAACGAGCCTCAGTTCGAGCTGTGCTTTGGCGGGCAGAAGGAGTTCTGCAAATCACATTACACAGACTTGGGTAAGTGCAGCTTTGTTGTTCCCTCCATCAGCCCCCTGCAGTCATGCAGTATATTTGTGTAGCTGGGAGGACTGTCagtgaaaagagaaataaaagggGAAAGAGGGGGGAAATCAGACAGCAAAGAAGTGAGTGATGCTTCCAGATCAAAAGAGACCCGTCTCTGTGCTGGCAACAGTTCCTATAGCCCTGAA
This sequence is a window from Siniperca chuatsi isolate FFG_IHB_CAS linkage group LG22, ASM2008510v1, whole genome shotgun sequence. Protein-coding genes within it:
- the ppargc1a gene encoding peroxisome proliferator-activated receptor gamma coactivator 1-alpha isoform X10, which produces MAWDRCNQDSVWRELECAALVGEDQPLCPDLPELDLSELDVSDLDADSFLGGLKWYSDQSEIISTQYGNEASNLFEKIDEENEANLLAVLTETLDSIPVDEDGLPSFEALADGDVTNASDRSCPSSPDGSPRTPEPEEPSLLKKLLLAPANSQLSYNQYTGGKAQNHAASSNHRIRPPPAVVKTESPWNGKARGGSSQQNRPVRRPCTELLKYLTATDDILLHTKASEAKSTWGGASSRDKSGLGLGASSSSSSPSSLSTSSFSSLSSTSSSSSTTSKKKSAVPSQQQQQQQQQPQHHQRAKPTILPLPLTPESPNDHKGSPFENKTIERTLSVEIAGTPGLTPPTTPPHKASQENPFKASLKTKLSSCSSSALACKRARLSELGPGALAPAPGASGGGPTRKGPEQTELYAQLSKASTALPYSVTQHTMGGGLEEHRSTSNNKRVAPRGYCDHDYCQASASTKKDGSTATVTMTTAAEMMVTSGATAAPMPIAGKVEDRHVECKDSAMPPSSSSSSSSYSPSSASSGPLAKQQNFASVDGEAARVQELGKQTLTQTTQIPLQEATTDGDQHPSATSRKLLCDQEIRAELNKHFGHPLQALCSQGGQEREPGSKSNKVAAPQSLEEGEDGYYSQRLPGSSYLHPGFLPFHDDLELGEGRENRFLCPWEGTPLDLLFDCPPCSPSCSPPSSCSPSRGSVSPPSSLLLSPSRPFCWTSSESRSRSRSHSGSRISSSHYRRRSLSSSPDRCPSSWSRHNTDSSTFRSRTHKSPHPQSRSPLSRRPRYDSYEEYQHERLKREEYRRDYEKREFERAEQRERQRQKAIEERRVVYVGRLRSDCTRTELKHRFEVFGEIEECAVNLRDDGDNFGFIMYRYTCDAFAALENGHTVRRSNEPQFELCFGGQKEFCKSHYTDLDSHSDDFDPASTKSKYDSMDFDSLLREAQRSLRR